From Mus musculus strain C57BL/6J chromosome 8, GRCm38.p6 C57BL/6J, a single genomic window includes:
- the Abhd13 gene encoding protein ABHD13: MEKSWMLWSFIERWLLALASWSWALCRISLLPLIVTFHLYGGIVLLLLIFVSIAGILYKFQDVLLYFPEQPSSSRLYVPMPTGIPHENIFIRTKDGVRLNLILVRYTGDNSPYCPTIIYFHGNAGNIGHRLPNALLMLVNLRVNLVLVDYRGYGKSEGEASEEGLYLDSEAVLDYVMTRPDLDKTKVFLFGRSLGGAVAIHLASENSHRISAIMVENTFLSIPHMASTLFSFFPMRYLPLWCYKNKFLSYRKISQCRMPSLFISGLSDQLIPPVMMKQLYELSPSRTKRLAIFPDGTHNDTWQCQGYFTALEQFIKEVIKSHSPEDMTKTSSNVTII; encoded by the coding sequence ATGGAAAAATCCTGGATGCTGTGGAGCTTCATTGAAAGATGGCTACTGGCCTTGGCGTCCTGGTCTTGGGCTCTCTGCCGCATCTCTCTGTTACCTTTGATAGTGACTTTTCATCTGTATGGAGGCATTGTCTTACTTTTGTTAATATTCGTATCAATTGCAGGTATCTTATATAAATTCCAAGATGTCTTGCTCTACTTTCCAGAACAGCCATCTTCTTCCCGCCTTTATGTTCCCATGCCCACGGGTATTCCCCATGAAAACATTTTCATCAGAACCAAAGATGGAGTGCGCCTGAATCTGATCTTGGTGAGATACACTGGAGACAATTCCCCCTACTGCCCGACCATAATTTATTTCCATGGAAATGCCGGCAACATAGGCCACAGGTTACCAAACGCACTGCTAATGCTGGTGAACCTCAGAGTGAATCTTGTGCTTGTGGATTACCGGGGGTACGGGAAGAGCGAAGGAGAGGCCAGTGAAGAAGGGCTGTATTTGGATTCTGAAGCTGTGCTAGACTATGTCATGACGAGACCCGACCTCGATAAGACCAAGGTTTTCCTTTTTGGCCGCTCCCTGGGAGGAGCAGTGGCCATTCACTTGGCTTCTGAGAATTCTCACAGGATTTCAGCCATCATGGTGGAGAACACATTCCTAAGCATACCACACATGGCCAGCactctattttcattcttcccaATGCGTTACCTTCCTTTATGGTGCTATAAAAATAAGTTTCTGTCCTACAGAAAGATCTCCCAGTGCAGGATgccttctctcttcatctctggCCTCTCTGACCAGTTGATTCCACCCGTGATGATGAAACAGCTCTACGAGCTCTCTCCATCCCGGACTAAGAGATTAGCCATTTTCCCAGATGGGACGCACAACGACACATGGCAGTGCCAAGGCTACTTCACTGCACTAGAACAATTTATCAAGGAAGTGATCAAGAGTCATTCTCCCGAAGACATGACAAAAACATCATCCAATGTCACCATCATCTGA